A window from Brachionichthys hirsutus isolate HB-005 chromosome 4, CSIRO-AGI_Bhir_v1, whole genome shotgun sequence encodes these proteins:
- the anapc7 gene encoding anaphase-promoting complex subunit 7, with product MNVVDHVRDMAAAGLHSNVRILSSLLLTMSNNNPELFSPAQKYQLLVYHADSIFHDKEYRNAACKYSMALQQKKVLSKTSKVRTSTGGTASNTQSLPSEIEVKYKIAECYTILKLDKDAIAVLDGIPSRQRTPKINMMLANLYRKAGQERSAVTSYKEVLRQCPLALDAIIGLLSLSVKGAEVASITMDVIQSIPNLDWLSVWVKAYAFIHAGDNQRAINTICSLEKKSLLRDNVDLLVSLADVYFRAGDTKNAILKFEQAQMLDPYLIKGMDVYGYLMAREGHLEDVEVLGGRLFNISDQHAEPWVISGCHSFYSKRYSRALYLGAKAIQLNSNSVQALLLKGAALRNMGRVQEAIIHFREAMRLAPCRLDCYEGLIDCYLASNGIREAMGMANNIYKTLGANAQTLTILATVCLEDPVTQEKAKTLLDKALAQRPDYTKAVVKKAELLSREQKYEEGIALLRNALANQSDCVLHRMLGDFLVAVNDYQEAMDQYSIALSLDPNDQKSLEGMQKMEKEESPADATVELDGDDMEGSGEDGDLEGSDSEAVQWADQEQWFGIPGH from the exons ATGAATGTAGTAGATCACGTTCGGGACATGGCCGCCGCTGGCCTGCACTCCAATGTCCGGATATTGAGCAGTTTGTTGTTGACGATGAGCAATAACAATCC AGAGCTGTTCTCTCCGGCCCAGAAGTACCAGTTGTTGGTTTATCACGCAGATTCCATCTTCCACGATAAAGAGTATCGGAACGCTGCCTGTAAATACAGTATGGCTTTACAGCAGAAGAAGGTGCTCAGTAAAACATCTAAAGTTCGTACGTCTACAGGCGGAACCGCGTCCAACACGCAG agtTTGCCGTCAGAAATTGAGGTGAAGTACAAGATAGCGGAATGCTATACCATCTTGAAGCTGGATAAAGATGCCATTGCAGTACTCGATGGGATTCCATCCAGACAGAGGACGCCAAAG ATCAACATGATGCTTGCTAACCTGTACAGGAAGGCTGGTCAGGAGCGTTCCGCCGTAACGAGCTACAAGGAGGTCCTCCGACAGTGTCCTCTTGCCCTGGACGCAATCATCG GTCTTCTGTCTTTGTCAGTCAAAGGAGCCGAAGTGGCGTCCATCACTATGGACGTGATCCAGAGTATCCCCAACCTGGACTGGCTCTCTGTCTGGGTCAAAGCGTACGCCTTCATCCACGCAGGCGACAATCAAAGAGCCATCAACACTATCTg CTCTCTGGAGAAGAAGTCTCTGCTGCGGGACAACGTGGACCTCCTGGTGAGCCTGGCAGATGTTTACTTCAGAGCAGGCGACACTAAAAATGCCATCCTTAAGTTTGAACAAGCCCAGATGCTGGACCCTTACCTCATCAAAG GAATGGATGTTTATGGATACCTGATGGCCCGGGAAGGACACTTGGAGGATGTTGAAGTCCTGGGAGGACGATTATTTAATATCTCCGATCAGCACGCGGAGCCCTGGGTGATCTCTGG ATGTCACAGCTTTTACAGCAAACGATATTCCCGTGCGCTCTACCTGGGAGCGAAGGCCATCCAGCTGAACAGCAACAGCGTGCAGGCGCTTCTCCTGAAGGGGGCAGCACTGAGGAACATGGGCCGAGTCCAAGAAGCCATCATTCATTTCAGAGAGGCCATGCGCCTGGCGCCCTGTCGACTCGACTGCTACGAGG GTCTGATCGACTGTTACCTGGCGTCCAATGGGATCCGAGAGGCGATGGGAATGGCCAACAACATCTATAAGACGCTGGGGGCCAATGCACAGACTCTGACCATCCTAGCCACAGTGTGCCTGGAAGACCCTGTGACCCAGGAGAAGGCCAAAACCCTGCTGGACAAGGCGCTGGCCCAGAGACCCGACTACACCAAGGCTGTGGTCAAGAAGGCCGAGCTGCTGA GCCGGGAGCAGAAATACGAAGAAGGGATCGCTCTGCTGCGCAATGCCCTGGCCAATCAGAGCGATTGTGTTCTGCACAGAATGCTCGGCGACTTCCTCGTGGCCGTTAATGATTACCAAGAAGCTATGGATCAGTACAGCATAGCGCTAAG CCTGGATCCCAATGACCAGAAGTCTTTAGAAGGCATGcagaagatggagaaggaggagagccCCGCCGACGCCACGGTGGAGTTGGACGGCGACGACATGGAGGGCAGCGGAGAGGACGGCGATCTGGAGGGCAGCGACAGTGAAGCGGTGCAATGGGCAGATCAGGAACAGTGGTTCGGCATCCCGGGCCACTGA